One Dysidea avara chromosome 8, odDysAvar1.4, whole genome shotgun sequence genomic window, ACAATTTATTATTCATTTGACAAGTTTGTACGCCAAATATAATTCAATTAAAATAGGAAAACTAACTCCACACTCAAGTGTATGGCATACTATTAATGTATTACGCTGGGGTTACTTGACCATTTTGTTTTCAACCCACACGTACTTAGGTTTTATACATCATTCCCAGCACCTTTTTACCTTTTGACCAATTTATAATTAGCATTGTCTTTATGATAAGCTAGTTTAAAGATGAAAGGGTAGATTGCTCGATTCATATGCTGAGCAACCTACCTTTACATCTTTAAACTAGTCTCGCCAGCCAGCCTGTATCTTTTTTTGTCATTTGGTCGGGAACCAAATCTTTTTTCctgaccaaatgacaaaagaaaaatacAGACTGGCTGGTGAGACTACTTTGAACTAGCTCATAAAGACAGTACTAAATCTTTCACATTGCTGaaaactttaaaaggtgctgggaAAGATGCACAAAATTGTCTAGAATCTATAGACAGCTTCTTGGATGGCTACTATAACTACATTTGCCACCAAATATACATTCTTGTTTTTTCCCTTGAAACAAGTTAGGTTGTGGAAAAGAGTCTGTAACATAATTAATATTATAGGCTTTTTTCAAAATTGCCTTATATTTTATAGAATGTGTTCAGCACCAGCACCTAAGCAAACTAATAATTTATATCAGTATGAGACACAATTGGCTATACGTAGCTACCTAGATAGATGGACTATACTACATTATGACTTTTCAAGCATTTGCTTTGCATTAGTCTGCAAATCTTTCCTATCTGCATACTGCATTATTACCATGTGGCATATTAAGTGCCACAGAGCCACCACCACTTTAGAATAGATCATCATGATACAATGTTCCCTAGTAAACTAGTTTGCATGGAGGATCATAAGCTCTGAAGTAACCAATTCAATCTGCTTAGTACAAGTACCACCACTATAACCAGGTACATAGATTTGTTTGCTGAgatatactgtatgtttctGCATGTATCTTTTTGAACCTTGGGTTGCCTTCTAGACTGTCTATTCAAGTGACACTCTATCGTGTCATCTAAAATTGCATGGTGGTAAAATTGCattctgtatatatatagtcataAGAGGGTGGACCAACTCCTGGAGATTGTAATCAATTACTACACTATCCATGACATGCAGTAGCTGAATGTACTTTTAAAATCTCAAAAAGATGCTAACAAACTAGACTCCCCAGCATAATAGGTTTCTAGACCATCACTGTAATTATGTCACATATAATTGTGTTAAATGGAAGTACACCCAAGATGAAAACTGTTACGATATGCTGTCCTACCATATATGGGATTGGCAAGTTTAAGGGTAAACAGGTCAAAAATTTGAATTACATAAACAACTTAAAAGAAGCCAAAGAAATTGTTGCTTTCTTTACCCCTGTACTCTTAACATGCAGTGTGGGGGATAGGGTAACTTTGGAAGTGACATTACACAGTGAAGTTTGCAGATTTGGATCGCCATTCTGGGGTCTGGGGTCATCTTCCCCAGGAATATTATAGAAGGTCTGTTATGGCATTTTAGACTGTTCTTACAGataaattattagctacagcttattaaaggaGATATTTACAACataggttgactgctctattagagtaatcagATTTTTTGCTACAAGCAGTGACCAATAATAAGGGGGCGAGGCACCCCTTCTTAAAATGGTCCAGATGCTTCAAAAAACCTTcagaaaaaaaattggtgcttttatctgcTTTAACGATTCCCTCAAAATTTGATGCTAAGTACTCTACTATATTATGGCTAAAACACATGACCAACATACATAACCACAGGAAGCATGTGACATCAAGACTACCACTTCTCAGAACTCTAAactgtacatacactgtaaaacATACATCTTCAACGTTCTTCTTAAAATGTGATGGTTGCTTTCGCCAAGCATGGCTTGCTGTGGGCATagaaaattaacaataatatcTACACTGTGTGGTATTTCTTCCTTAGGTGTACTAGCCAGACAACCACCTTTCTTGTGTTGAAAGAAAACACACGcccacacaaaaaaattgagACTTCGGAGTGCACCTTGGTTAATTTACAATGGTTTTCCAAATAAGCATTTATATAACAGAgcaaaaaaatgtcactaataaAATAACACTCTTGAAAATATTAACTTATCAGTCTTCATTCTTTGAAATACTGTATGACCCGTTGTGGCTGTTTGCTAGCAGACTTTCTTGAGATGTTGACTTAGATTTAGAGAACTTTAAATTTCCAATCTTGTCAGACAAAATACTTAATTTTGAAGCAACATAGCTGCATTGACAAATCTCTGGTGCATCTGGCAAGCATCTGTCAATGTCATCAGCCATTTTCTGAGGTAATGAACTGACAAAGGCTTTGAATGCCAAGTACAGAGCCAGTGTAATATAAGGAATAGCAAATAATCCAACTCCTATCCACACTAATACTACCCACCATTCATCTTTTGGCAAGCTGATTCCAGTTGCAACCAGGTAGCCATTAATACTGATCACTGCAATAGCCAAAAACCAAATTATTGCCTTCATAATGTAACCATTCTTGAATGTCGACATCACTCTGAACTCATTGGTGAAATGTAGTATAGGGAACAATGCAAAGGGTAGCTGAAGACTTTGAAGGACATTGAGGATGTCATTCATGTTGGTAAGATGTCGTATGTCAGCAAATATGGCTACCAGTAGTGTAGGAGCGATGGCAATAGAACGCGTGAACAGTACACGCTTCCAACGAGCCCACTTGATATTGAGGAATCCCTCCATGGCAAATTGTCCAGCATATGTACCAGTCATTGTAGAGCTCTCACCAGCTGCCAGAATGCCTACAGCCCAGATGTAGAGTGCAACCAGGTGGAACTCACAGCCAAGAAACAACCCTCCCTGAAACAAATCCACATCCAGGGTACTGTTGAGGTCTGGATTAGGTATATCATGTTCTAGGTCATAGCAAAGTTCTTGATTCTGATCCGAGGCATTGCACAGTACAGGACATTTATCAAGGATTTCTGTTGCATTTCCACCATGCCTAGCATAAAATGCTTCGGCAAAGACACTAACAACAAACACGTTGATGACAAACGACACAAACAGTGCTATTGCAGACTCTATTGTGAAGTATAAGTTAGCATCTCGTTTTTTAATATCCCTTGACCGATCAATTTCACGGGATTTGACCAGAGCAGAATGAAGGTAAATGTTATGTGGCATAATTACAGCTCCGATGATCCCAACTGCTTGCTCAACAGCAGCCGAATTTCCTGGTACAGTAGGAACAAACATACCCTTCAGTATCCCCCACGGGTTAGCATTAGGATGACTCTCAGCTATGACAAACTCAATACCAAAAGTAATCGCCATGACGAGGATCAGAAAACCAAAAAATGCCTCCAACTTTCGGACAAATTTATCTAGGAACAAAAAAATAAAGGTATCGGTGATTGTAATCAGGACTCCAGCGTAGAGGGGTATACGTCCAGTGTGAGTACTATTGTCCCACGATAACAGGTAGAAGGCTATAGCAGTTCCAATGACCTCCTGCATGTCACTACCAATAATGGCCACTTCCACCATCAGCCAGAGAATAAAACGGGGAACACGAGGGTAACGTTCATGACATACTTCAGCAAGATGTTTCCCACTGACAACTCCTAGTCTGAGGGCTAATCTTTGTAAAAGAAATCCTAATATCGTTGAAGTCATCAGGATCCACAGCAGACGGTAGCCAGCTTGAGCACCTTCTTGTAAATCAGATTCAATGTTGCCAGGGTCTAGGTATGCGATACTCATCAAAAATCCTGGTCCAGTGAACAGCCATAGTTTTCTAAGGCTAAATGTTCGAGTATATTCTAAACATCCAGGGTCATAATTTGGGTCATGTTCTTTAGGGGAGTCAGGGATAGGTACGGTTACGATGCCGCTAGATTGATAGTCGCCTTCTTCCTCATCTAGTGTACTCGGAGTAAAACGACCTACTCCAGATTCCTTCGGGTCGTTAACAATAAGAGCATCTCTATCACTCGAGTCGCTTTCTTCCATTTTCACGTGACAACGCCTGAAACTGATCTCACAGGTGTGGCCATGAGATGCATCATGTGACGCGCCATGTGACCTTTTATTTTTGTACGTGACTTCCGGTACCGCATATCTATGACTTAACAGACAAAAATTacaatgtatgtgtgtttatcAAAGAGTCTTTCACTTGTATATCAACATAGGGGGGTTGGTCAGGGCTCCACGATCTGTGTTTTGTGTATCTTTGGAATGATGCCTGGACACGGTTCCCAACGAATCTATTCCGGATAGAAGTCTTTGCACCAGTACAGAGTTCTTTAAAGTCAGTCCATGCTGCACAGCAACGCTTAGGAAAGCTAACAAACCATTCTGTAGCATAACTTCTCTCTTCTTTCTTCCATATTAATCTGATGATGAAAATTAAAGGGATCGGCAGTGTGGCTGAAAGGACCAACAATGATCCAACAAAACGTGCCCAACCAGGATAGGGTTCATCTTCATGTTCTTCGTACTATAAAACAGGTACCAACAAAAGTTGTCAGCCATACAGTAGTAAACAAGACTCACATTTTTGTACTTTACATATTCTAATGGTTCTGTAAAGCTGGTTACAATACTTCCAATGAACACAACAATCATTAGAAAAGGAACAACAAACGTCCACCACAACCACCAGAAGAACATCACACAGTTTCGACCAGGCTTGACGACATCAGTAAGAAACCTGAGTAAGCAATTACACCATAGTTATGTAGGTAGTTATTAGAAGTGATGAAATGTATAGCCATAGAGGAGTTTCCCACTAGACATGTCCATTTAATAACATTTAACCAAAACATTGCTATGTGAGTACAGCAAGACAGGTGTACACACTCACTTCCGTGTTCCATACACCCAGGCAATACCAATGTATTCACAAATGGCAATAAGCAACAGTGGTATGGTGCCTGCAAACTGGTCAAATAACTGGAAGAGGTAGAATCCATTACCGAGCACAAATGGGATACTGATGATGAACATCAAAATACACACGACAGCTGAAACAAATAAGGAAGAACATGAAAGTCATTTATTATACATACAACATGTAGTGCTTTAATTGGTTTAGAGTGCTGTCTTGTCATCTTGCTTAGAGCGTTCATTTTGTGAATTCGAACCGTGtcggttttcagccatcagacaataaTTAAGTGTCTATGTAATACAGTTGTGGTAGTAATACAAGCAAATAGTatctttttggctacttttggtGATTAGAAATGTTATGCACATGATCTTGTTTTTTGTATATATTTTCCAATCAATGcataactgttctttattttccaTAATTGTGACgcaaatggaaaatatagcacacttgaaTGCATTACAGAAAATAGAGCACTCTTTTCACTTTGCTCTCGCCAACACAAGGTACTTTAAAAGATGACATATTGTGGACACCCAAAACAGATTCATATTGAATGGAATGGTTTGACAGATTAGGTCACTTGATTATTAGTTTCAAATACAGATTCATCTACAGAACTCTTCCACATGTCACAAATCAGTTACAGCAATATAGCTAAGTTTAGCTCTGTCTTTATTTATAGTTTCTATGCTATGTACGCAACTAAAGTTAACTTATAatgactttctttgtgtttcttacatgatgtgtcaagcaaaccacatatagctatagttaagtGCTAGTACAAAGTTAGCGAGTGAACCTTGTGTTAAGCTAGATAACTTGACGAACGAATACAGTTTAGAAACAATATGCAGTGTGTGTTATACTTTCAAGTGACCACACATTCCTAACAGAATCAACAAGCATTAGTGACTAAAGGCAGACATTTAGCAACTTTTTGAGCAGGCAGAGAGTAGTTATGCGAGCCAACAAACGTACCTACTAAATCAATAaaaaatcaaaatcaaatctgccTGCCCGCACTGTTATTTTGAGTATTTGTTGATGAGCTCAATTACCAAACTCACTAAACTTTCTGCTATGCCAATGAGGTACAAACAGACACATAAACCCCTCCTCCAAACaaacgctacacacacacacacgcaaacacacacacacaagcaaacacacacaaacaaacacacacgcaaacacacacgcaaacacacacacgcaaacacacacacacacacgcaaacacacacacacacacgcaaacacGCAaacacgcaaacacacacacacacacacacacacacacacacacacacacacacacacacacacacacacacacacacacacatgccaaacAATATTACCTACTACAATCTCCTTTCTGATCTTGGCAATGTATTTATTGTCAAAGAGCACAGTTAGCAAACCCTCCAGTGAAGTAAACTGGCTATCCACACCGAGTGTCATTAACATCAAAAAGAAGAGCACAGCCCAAAATGGAGACCCTGGTAACAATGTGATGGCCTCTGTGAACACAACAAATGCTAATCC contains:
- the LOC136263921 gene encoding natural resistance-associated macrophage protein 2-like; this encodes MEESDSSDRDALIVNDPKESGVGRFTPSTLDEEEGDYQSSGIVTVPIPDSPKEHDPNYDPGCLEYTRTFSLRKLWLFTGPGFLMSIAYLDPGNIESDLQEGAQAGYRLLWILMTSTILGFLLQRLALRLGVVSGKHLAEVCHERYPRVPRFILWLMVEVAIIGSDMQEVIGTAIAFYLLSWDNSTHTGRIPLYAGVLITITDTFIFLFLDKFVRKLEAFFGFLILVMAITFGIEFVIAESHPNANPWGILKGMFVPTVPGNSAAVEQAVGIIGAVIMPHNIYLHSALVKSREIDRSRDIKKRDANLYFTIESAIALFVSFVINVFVVSVFAEAFYARHGGNATEILDKCPVLCNASDQNQELCYDLEHDIPNPDLNSTLDVDLFQGGLFLGCEFHLVALYIWAVGILAAGESSTMTGTYAGQFAMEGFLNIKWARWKRVLFTRSIAIAPTLLVAIFADIRHLTNMNDILNVLQSLQLPFALFPILHFTNEFRVMSTFKNGYIMKAIIWFLAIAVISINGYLVATGISLPKDEWWVVLVWIGVGLFAIPYITLALYLAFKAFVSSLPQKMADDIDRCLPDAPEICQCSYVASKLSILSDKIGNLKFSKSKSTSQESLLANSHNGSYSISKNED